One genomic region from Argentina anserina chromosome 2, drPotAnse1.1, whole genome shotgun sequence encodes:
- the LOC126783259 gene encoding transmembrane emp24 domain-containing protein p24beta3-like has translation METRKRFECARFYVACSFVLWLIGNRNVAALSITVTEMECVSEQVLYEGDIISGNFVAIDHDIFWSHDHPGIEFSVISPGGSTVFSLKGTSGDRFELKAPQAGIYKFCFRNPSSSPETVSFYIHVGHIPNEHDLAQDEHMDPLNIKIAELREALESITAEQKFLKARDARHRYTNVSTKKRVIYFTLAEYILFAAASALQVVYIRNLFSKTIGYNRV, from the exons ATGGAGACGAGGAAGAGATTTGAGTGTGCTAGATTTTACGTAGCGTGCAGTTTCGTGTTGTGGCTGATTGGGAATAGGAATGTAGCTGCTCTTTCGATCACTGTGACTGAAATGGAATGCGTCTCGGAGCAGGTTTTGTATGAGGGAGACATTATTTCTGGGAATTTTGTTGCCATTGATCATGATATCTTCTGGAGCCATGATCATCCCGGTATCGAATTCTCT GTGATATCTCCGGGAGGCAGCACAGTATTTTCTCTGAAAGGAACATCGGGGGATAGGTTTGAACTCAAGGCGCCGCAAGCCGGAATCTACAAGTTCTGTTTCCGCAATCCATCTTCATCTCCAGAGACGGTATCTTTCTACATACATGTTGGTCACATCCCAAATGAGCATGACTTGGCCCAAGATG AACATATGGATCCTCTAAACATTAAGATCGCCGAGCTGAGGGAGGCATTGGAGTCTATCACAGCAGAGCAGAAGTTCCTCAAAGCTCGCGATGCGAGGCATCGATACA CAAATGTTAGCACCAAGAAACGAGTTATCTACTTTACGCTAGCAGAGTACATTCTCTTTGCTGCTGCAAGTGCTCTTCAAGTGGTGTACATCCGCAATCTGTTCAGCAAAACGATCGGCTACAACAGAGTTTGA
- the LOC126783256 gene encoding lysine-specific demethylase JMJ31 — MEEALRIRREEEVPSAKDFTARIESRNIPAVINGCVKDWEAVSKWNPSNGGLDYLQERVGLCVVEAMLSGFAPVFYGDLRSHERVPLPFSVFIRLCKQRMHHAEDGSGGCFESERTGQLGPEPEHDCKPYEDAPQQIYLAQVPIISNENEESAQLETLREDIQMPSFLQDKSLISINLWMNNSQARSSTHYDPHHNLLCVVSGCKQVILWPPSATPVLYPMPIYGEASNHSSVPLENLDFSKYPRAECSMEYSQKVILHVGDALFIPEGWFHQVDSDDLTIAVNFWWQSKIMSCMSEHMDAYYLRILLRRMTVREMNKVLPKASSVEMPSTKKLARKLLDNEQLDHNDKNLDQASERKDLEGNELKQENTLHKLEPVAAHALHELISLVHSHVNPADQRQSEQSTSAADSAISMKDKGNKVSGLDAFRLEDDPVANIIWTLPPCTLQCVLLTLVKHFPRTLEALILHMLTPVGAEVLTRKFEEMDELNTMQDRNRFYQVFYESFNDQFAAMDAILNGKELFALQVYKNVLDKNIGVDWGGPKPGV, encoded by the exons ATGGAGGAGGCTCTGCGAATTCGGAGAGAGGAGGAAGTTCCTTCGGCCAAAGACTTCACCGCACGGATTGAATCCAGGAATATTCCGGCA GTTATCAATGGCTGCGTTAAAGATTGGGAAGCTGTATCGAAATGGAATCCATCGAATGGAGGCCTTGACTATTTGCag GAACGAGTTGGATTGTGTGTTGTGGAGGCTATGTTGTCTGGTTTCGCACCTGTATTCTATGGAGATCTTAGAAGTCATGAAAGG gtaCCGCTGCCATTTTCTGTCTTCATTCGTCTATGTAAGCAACGCATGCATCATGCAGAGGATGGTTCTGGTGGTTGTTTTGAATCGGAACGAACTGGGCAGCTAGGGCCTGAACCTGAGCATGACTGTAAGCCCTATGAGGATGCCCCTCAACAAATCTATTTAGCACAG GTACCCATAATCAGTAATGAAAATGAAGAGAGTGCTCAGCTGGAAACTTTGAGGGAAGATATTCAAATG CCTTCATTTTTGCAGGATAAATCACTAATTTCCATCAACCTCTGGATGAATAACTCTCAAGCTAGATCAAGCACTCACTATGATCCACACCATAACCTTCTCTGCGTAGTTTCTGGCTGTAAACAAg TGATTTTATGGCCTCCGTCCGCAACTCCTGTGTTATATCCTATGCCAATATATGGGGAGGCATCAAATCATAG TTCTGTTCCTTTAGAGAACCTTGACTTTTCAAAGTATCCAAGAGCAGAATGTTCAATGGAGTATTCACAGAAGGTTATTCTTCATGTGGGGGATGCACTATTTATTCCTGAAGGCTG GTTCCACCAGGTGGATAGTGATGATCTGACAATTGCTGTCAACTTTTGGTGGCAGTCAAAGATAATGTCATGCATGTCAGAACACATGGATGCATATTATTTACGCATACTGTTACGAAG AATGACAGTTCGAGAAATg AACAAAGTGCTACCTAAAGCTTCTTCAGTGGAAATGCCGAGCACAAAGAAGCTTGCGCGCAAGTTGCTTGATAACGAACAATTAG AtcacaatgacaaaaatttgGATCAGGCAAGTGAGAGGAAGGATCTTGAAGGAAATGAGCTAAAGCAAGAAAATACCTTGCATAAATTGGAACCAGTTGCCGCCCATGCTCTTCATGAACTTATTTCTTTAGTTCACAGTCATGTCAATCCTGCAGACCAAAGACAATCGGAGCAATCCACTTCAGCAGCTGATTCTGCAATCAGTATGAAGGACAAGGGTAACAAAGTTTCGGGATTGGATGCATTTAGGTTGGAAGATGACCCTGTGGCTAACATTATCTGGACTCTTCCGCCATGCACCCTTCAATGTGTACTTCTTACCCTGGTG AAACATTTCCCTAGAACTTTGGAGGCTCTAATACTACACATGCTTACACCAGTTGGAGCAGAAGTTCTTACACGTAAATTTGAAGAAATGGATGAACTGAACACCATGCAAGATCG GAACAGATTCTACCAGGTTTTCTATGAATCATTCAACGACCAGTTTGCTGCAATGGATGCAATTTTGAATGGAAAGGAATTATTTGCCCTTCAG GTGTACAAGAATGTGTTAGATAAGAACATAGGAGTAGATTGGGGTGGGCCAAAACCAGGTGTGTGA
- the LOC126784131 gene encoding protein indeterminate-domain 12, giving the protein MFPSVATMSNSTSLSTEEAASVSSGSRISDHFACLHPLSVSTITSSPLDNQQPPQKIKKKRSLPGNPDPDAEVIALSPKTLLATNRFVCEICNKGFQRDQNLQLHRRGHNLPWKLKQRSSKDLIKKRAYVCPEPSCVHHHPSRALGDLTGIKKHFCRKHGEKKWKCEKCSKIYAVQSDWKAHSKTCGTREYRCDCGTLFSRKDSFITHRAFCDALAEESARISASQLAIATATQTSLFPFPDHTHFTNPPSLPFTTLSPWDPSQNPNPNTTQNPFHHHIKPEQTYHHFPLNPTLFQDTPSPQQKPLITSPFHNLHVSTQQNSSVATSGHLSATALLQKAATGCEQGRGRTRGRGRGRVAGRVRNVDNLYEEAAPRAEQVDPATVVRDDDSPTIGASTAGQQQSHSAGLDEFGTLGGFTSGDLATWQKTDRLTRDFLGLTSADGNGACNIHGNGAVNDVKDMLSYAGGAVEFQQYNHDHRLRGHQTLFKPHGFGFVETTASETWGDC; this is encoded by the exons ATGTTTCCTTCAGTAGCAACCATGTCCAATTCAACTTCTTTGTCGACTGAAGAAGCAGCTAGTGTTTCTTCTGGTTCCAGAATCTCAGATCACTTTGCTTGTTTACACCCTCTCTCAGTTTCAACCATTACCTCTTCTCCTCTCGACAATCAGCAGCCGCCGCAGAAGattaaaaagaagagaagCCTCCCTGGAAACCCAG ATCCTGATGCTGAAGTGATAGCATTATCTCCAAAGACGCTCCTGGCGACGAACAGATTCGTGTGCGAGATTTGCAACAAGGGGTTCCAGAGGGACCAGAACCTCCAGCTTCACAGGAGAGGCCACAACCTTCCATGGAAACTGAAGCAAAGAAGCAGCAAAGACTTAATCAAAAAGAGAGCCTATGTGTGCCCTGAGCCCTCTTGTGTTCACCACCACCCTTCAAGGGCACTTGGGGACCTTACAGGGATCAAGAAGCACTTCTGCAGAAAGCATGGGGAGAAGAAGTGGAAGTGTGAAAAGTGCTCCAAGATCTATGCTGTTCAATCTGATTGGAAAGCTCACTCCAAAACTTGTGGTACAAGAGAGTATAGATGTGACTGTGGAACCCTTTTCTCCAG GAAAGATAGCTTCATAACTCACAGAGCCTTCTGTGATGCTCTGGCTGAAGAAAGTGCAAGGATCTCAGCAAGCCAGTTAGCTATTGCCACCGCAACTCAGACATCTCTCTTCCCTTTCCCAGACCACACTCACTTCACAAACCCACCTTCATTACCATTCACCACCCTCTCTCCCTGGGACCCATcccaaaaccctaaccctaataCCACCCAGAACCCATTTCACCACCATATCAAGCCTGAACAAACTTACCACCATTTCCCCCTAAACCCAACTCTCTTCCAAGACACACCATCACCTCAACAGAAGCCCCTGATAACTTCACCCTTCCATAACCTCCACGTCAGCACACAGCAAAACTCAAGTGTTGCCACGTCAGGTCACCTGTCAGCTACTGCCTTACTCCAAAAGGCCGCaact ggTTGTGAACAGGGCCGAGGAAGGACGAGAGGTCGCGGCCGAGGTAGggttgcaggccgagtccgcaatgtggataACCTTtacgaggaggctgctccacgggCAGAACAGGTTGACCCTGCTACTGTCGTTAGAGACGACGATAGTC caACCATTGGCGCCTCCACGGCGGGGCAGCAGCAGTCTCACTCAGCTGGCTTGGATGAGTTTGGGACATTAGGCGGGTTTACGTCCGGAGACCTCGCTACGTGGCAGAAAACTGACCGTCTGACGAGGGACTTCCTCGGCCTGACGTCGGCGGATGGCAACGGCGCCTGTAATATTCATGGGAATGGAGCTGTGAACGACGTCAAGGATATGCTATCGTACGCCGGGGGTGCGGTCGAGTTCCAACAGTATAATCATGACCATCGTCTGCGTGGCCATCAAACGCTGTTCAAGCCCCATGGTTTTGGGTTCGTGGAGACTACTGCCTCTGAAACGTGGGGAGATTGTTGA